The following proteins come from a genomic window of Andrena cerasifolii isolate SP2316 chromosome 6, iyAndCera1_principal, whole genome shotgun sequence:
- the Med8 gene encoding mediator complex subunit 8, with protein MQREEKQLDSALEAIIMRVNDLKASIAAMIFKLEHEYETLNWPNFLDNFALISGHLTSLSKILGHDKAPNLRNLTVLPLRLCPEKDEELLRLTEGRISTFAHDLVPDYLRTKVEPQAEQKMMQLEAKAANLNYETSHKQVTQYTKIIGHIWDIANKAREEWESEAGSRATQAQTSSTADTHALVAAVGMGKGLKSDAVQMVQSGVNSVSSGMMVGRPGSQQQTPGQGSLGNPSMGQMSKAPSAIKTNIKAASQIHTYR; from the exons ATGCAAAGAGAGGAAAAGCAATTGGATTCCGCCTTGGAGGCTATTATTATGAGAGTGAATGATTTGAAAGCATCTATTGCTGCGATGATATTCAAATTGGAGCACGAATACGAAACACTAAATTGGCCTAATTTTCTTGACAACTTTGCGCTTATTTCAGGACAT TTAACTAGTCTTTCAAAAATCCTTGGACATGATAAAGCTCCGAATTTAAGAAACCTGACTGTCCTACCACTAAGATTATGTCCAGAGAAAGACGAAGAATTACTTCGATTAACAGAAGGTAGAATTTCTACGTTCGCTCACGATTTAGTACCAGATTATCTGCGAACTAAAGTGGAGCCTCAAGCCGAACAGAAAATGATGCAGCTCGAAGCAAAAGCGGCAAATTTAAATTACGAAACATCGCAC aAACAAGTGACACAATATACAAAAATCATTGGTCATATATGGGATATAGCAAACAAAGCACGCGAAGAGTGGGAAAGCGAAGCTGGATCTAGAGCGACCCAGGCTCAGACGAGTAGTACAGCAGATACTCACGCCCTCGTAGCTGCTGTAGGTATGGGTAAAGGTTTAAAG TCCGATGCTGTCCAAATGGTACAGTCTGGTGTGAATTCAGTATCCAGTGGAATGATGGTAGGTAGGCCTGGAAGTCAGCAACAAACTCCAGGCCAAGGATCTTTAGGAAATCCATCTA tGGGACAAATGAGTAAAGCTCCCAGTGCCATCAAAACTAATATTAAAGCAGCATCGCAAATTCATACGTACAGATAA
- the LOC143370515 gene encoding putative methyltransferase-like protein 25: MYSDSLGHVKYSCCDLTCNSVEVIEAILHDEFKEHSDICLIGLHACGDLSIYASKIFCNMKAARLFVMIPCCYHKLSISKSTKIAASTEKQCFNNFPLSDSLKAVIVNNNFDISLFLRRPFLRLACQESADRWNNTSIEAHSEHAFYVLARALLQLYATKNGFFLKKHAQKSTRKSQCLNFETYVKDSLKRYTLQPQKEETIEQRGLRSSIDIHEKNIIELWSSHSDKLNTVEIYSGLQLMLQAPAESLVLQDRLCWMQEQGLEAQIVPVMNRQLSPRSCAVVSRKK; this comes from the exons ATGTATTCAGATTCATTAGGACACGTTAAATACAGCTGCTGTGATTTAACGTGTAACTCGGTCGAAGTAATAGAGGCTATTTTACACGATGAATTTAAGGAGCACTCAGATATCTGTTTAATCGGTTTACATGCTTGCGGAGATCTTAGTATATATGCgtcaaaaatattttgtaacatGAAAGCAGCACGGCTCTTTGTCATGATTCCTTGCTGTTACCACAAACTTTCCATATCGAAAAGTACTAAAATAGCTGCATCAACTGAGAAGCAATGTTTTAATAACTTTCCATTATCTGATAGTCTGAAAGCTGTGATCGTTAACAATAACTTTGACATTAGTTTGTTCCTAAGGCGACCATTTCTGCGATTAGCATGCCAAGAATCAGCGGATAGATGGAATAATACGTCTATCGAAGCTCACAGTGAACATGCTTTCTACGTTCTTGCAAGAGCCCTCCTTCAATTATATGCAACTAAAA atgGCTTTTTCCTTAAGAAACACGCCCAGAAAAGTACGAGAAAATCACAGTGTTTGAATTTCGAAACTTACGTTAAGGATTCACTGAAGAGATATACTTTACAACCGCAAAAAGAGGAAACAATCGAACAGCGAG GTCTACGATCTAGTATTGATATACACGAGAAGAATATAATAGAACTATGGAGCAGTCATTCTGACAAATTGAACACTGTAGAGATTTACTCCGGTTTACAATTGATGTTACAAGCGCCAGCAGAATCGCTTGTTTTGCAAGATCGATTATGTTGGATGCAAGAACAGGGCTTGGAAGCACAAATTGTCCCAGTTATGAACAGACAATTATCTCCACGGTCGTGTGCAGTTGTGTCTCGAAAAAAATAG
- the LOC143370514 gene encoding presequence protease, mitochondrial → MLRLWNLSQKPGLSSLGLQRYLKSCSFHVQRNTTFKAVKYETDLVEDESKKFQKGQVVHGFVVDEVAKVNEIHLTAVRLTHMGSGAQYLHLARDDSNNVFSIGFRTTPKDSTGLPHILEHIALCGSERYPCRDPFFRMLRRSLATFMNAMTGPDYTIYPFSTQNIKDYQNLQSVYLDSVFAPNLRKLDFRQEGWRLEHEDVNDKNSPIVFKGVVFNEMKGVFNENQAILAEKLLNSILPSHTYSVISGGDPLVIPKLKHKDLVNFHRTYYHPSNSRFYSYGNFPLENHLKFVNDQYLVSADRIDASMSEVPAEKRWEKPKREHITCRPDPMAADPNRQGSIAIGYLCNDINDIQKTFEMHVLSQLLLQGPNSAFYKSLVETNVGVAFGPMTGYDAHCKDTMFVVSLLGVKAEDFEKVEKIFNETVQRIIQEGFAKDHIEAVLHTIELQIKHQTSNFGLQLLFNLSPLWNHNGNLVQSMRINDAIKKLREEMTRNPKYLQELVKTYLLDNTHRLTLSMLPHEHYDHLKMIAERELLESKLKQLSAEELDQIYIDGKILQEEQQKKDDVNVLPTLKIEDINPDVERYKLADVKVDNVPLQIAIEPTNNVCYYRGILNTQRLSSELKSLLPLFNNIIARMGTKNYDYRNFDQMTRLKTGGLNFRSHVVETKSDLLQYEEGILMESYCLDRNVTDMYKLWLELFNNVELSDVQRFETLVKTNAADLVNGIADLGHVYAMSSAASLVSPVTKFKEILSGLQFVSRMKKIAQMQDLSPVLNQMQEISNHVLNKAHLRSAINLSEDNKDTILDSVTEFYKSLKGTATDPHSSTHEEIIETGDSAVHYVLPYTVNYVAKAIFTVPYTDSDYAPLQVLSKLITSIYLHSEIREKGGAYGGGAKISSDGIFTFYSYRDPNSTRTLDVFEKAYDFLLKYSLPQSDIDEAKLGIFQRLDAPVPPCNRGLTKFLQNITDDNIQEQREQLKAVTKDQLMYVAAKYLQPGQRDIRVGRALIGPVNDDLLNRHSENWIVQNQEEETQARAVE, encoded by the coding sequence ATGTTGAGACTATGGAACTTATCCCAGAAGCCTGGCTTATCCTCGCTTGGATTGCAACGATATTTGAAATCATGTAGCTTTCATGTTCAAAGAAATACGACGTTTAAAGCTGTGAAATATGAAACGGATTTAGTTGAAGATGAAtcgaaaaaatttcagaaaggaCAGGTCGTTCATGGCTTCGTAGTGGACGAGGTTGCTAAAGTAAATGAAATACATCTGACCGCCGTGAGATTGACTCACATGGGCAGCGGGGCGCAGTATTTGCATTTAGCCAGAGACGATAGCAACAATGTCTTCTCGATTGGATTTCGTACAACTCCGAAAGATTCTACGGGCTTACCCCATATTCTGGAACATATTGCCCTTTGCGGTAGCGAGAGATATCCGTGCAGAGATCCGTTCTTCAGAATGCTGAGAAGGTCTTTGGCTACTTTTATGAATGCTATGACGGGGCCTGATTACACTATATATCCGTTCTCGACGCAGAACATAAAAGATTACCAGAATCTGCAATCGGTTTATTTGGATTCAGTGTTCGCGCCGAATCTGCGGAAGCTTGACTTTAGGCAAGAGGGTTGGAGATTGGAGCACGAAGATGTTAACGATAAAAATTCACCTATCGTTTTCAAGGGAGTAGTTTTTAACGAGATGAAAGGCGTTTTCAATGAAAATCAGGCCATATTAGCCGAAAAGTTATTGAACTCCATTCTACCTAGCCATACATATTCAGTAATTTCCGGAGGAGATCCTCTTGTTATTCCTAAGTTGAAGCATAAAGATCTGGTCAATTTTCATCGAACTTATTACCATCCCTCTAACAGTCGATTTTATTCGTACGGCAACTTTCCTTtggaaaatcatttaaaatttgttaacgaTCAATACCTAGTTTCGGCAGACAGAATCGATGCATCTATGTCGGAAGTTCCCGCGGAGAAACGCTGGGAGAAGCCGAAGAGGGAGCACATCACGTGTAGACCGGATCCTATGGCTGCAGATCCTAATCGACAAGGCAGTATCGCTATTGGCTATTTGTGTAACGATATAAACGATATACAAAAGACATTCGAGATGCATGTCTTATCTCAGCTTCTTCTACAAGGTCCAAATTCAGCATTCTATAAATCCTTGGTAGAGACAAACGTGGGAGTTGCGTTCGGTCCAATGACTGGGTACGATGCTCATTGTAAAGATACGATGTTTGTTGTAAGTTTACTCGGTGTTAAGGCAGAAGATTTCGAGAAGGTAGAGAAAATCTTTAACGAAACTGTACAGAGAATCATTCAGGAAGGCTTCGCGAAAGATCATATCGAAGCTGTTTTACATACTATCGAGCTTCAAATAAAACATCAAACCTCtaactttggattgcaattactttttaatttatcacCACTGTGGAATCATAATGGGAACCTTGTACAATCAATGAGAATTAATGATGCGATTAAGAAACTTCGGGAAGAAATGACAAGAAATCCTAAGTACCTCCAAGAATTAGTGAAAACATATTTATTGGATAACACTCACAGATTAACATTATCGATGCTGCCACACGAGCATTACGATCATTTAAAAATGATCGCTGAACGCGAATTGTTAGAATCGAAATTGAAGCAGCTTTCCGCCGAAGAGTTAGATCAAATTTATATAGATGGAAAAATTTTACAAGAAGAGCAACAGAAGAAGGATGATGTGAATGTTCTTCCTACTTTGAAAATAGAAGATATAAATCCAGACGTAGAACGGTACAAGCTTGCGGATGTAAAAGTAGATAATGTTCCGCTACAAATAGctatcgaaccaacgaataatgTTTGTTACTACAGAGGAATTCTCAACACACAAAGATTAAGCTCAGAATTGAAGAGTTTGCTACCATTATTCAACAACATTATCGCGAGAATGGGTACAAAAAATTACGATTATAGAAACTTCGATCAGATGACACGATTGAAAACGGGGGGCCTGAATTTCAGGAGTCATGTCGTTGAAACTAAAAGCGATTTATTACAATACGAAGAAGGGATACTAATGGAGTCTTATTGTTTAGATCGTAATGTCACAGACATGTATAAGTTGTGGCTAGAGTTGTTTAATAATGTTGAGCTATCCGACGTCCAAAGATTTGAGACACTTGTCAAGACAAATGCCGCGGACTTAGTCAATGGGATCGCAGACTTAGGACATGTATACGCGATGAGCAGCGCGGCTAGTCTAGTTTCCCCAGTCACTAAATTCAAAGAGATTTTGTCCGGATTACAATTTGTTTCAAGAATGAAGAAAATAGCACAGATGCAAGATCTAAGCCCTGTATTAAATCAAATGCAGGAGATATCCAATCATGTTTTGAATAAAGCGCACTTGCGCTCAGCAATAAATTTATCCGAGGACAATAAAGACACCATATTAGACAGCGTTACTGAATTTTACAAATCGCTGAAAGGCACAGCTACAGATCCACATAGTTCTACGCACGAGGAAATTATTGAGACAGGAGATAGCGCCGTGCATTACGTATTGCCGTATACAGTAAATTATGTGGCGAAAGCAATATTCACAGTGCCGTACACGGATTCAGATTACGCCCCATtacaagtactttctaagctaatcacatctatttatttacattcagAAATTCGCGAGAAAGGCGGAGCGTACGGTGGTGGCGCAAAAATCTCGTCAGACGGCATTTTCACGTTTTACTCTTATAGAGATCCTAATTCTACCCGGACTTTAGATGTATTCGAGAAAGCATATGACTTTCTATTAAAGTATTCGCTACCTCAAAGCGATATCGATGAAGCAAAATTGGGCATATTTCAACGTCTCGATGCCCCAGTTCCTCCATGTAATCGTGGGCTAACTAAGTTCTTACAAAATATCACCGACGATAACATTCAAGAACAAAGGGAGCAGTTGAAAGCTGTAACTAAAGACCAACTTATGTACGTCGCCGCGAAATATTTGCAACCCGGTCAGAGGGACATTAGAGTGGGCCGTGCGTTAATTGGACCGGTTAACGATGATTTATTAAACAGGCATTCAGAAAATTGGATAGTCCAGAATCAAGAAGAAGAAACTCAAGCAAGAGCTGTTGAATAA